One region of Lactobacillus johnsonii genomic DNA includes:
- a CDS encoding DUF421 domain-containing protein has protein sequence MDYTQLFIKFSLGILTLIIQINVFGKSNLAPTTALDQLQNYVLGGIIGGLIYNQSITVLQFLLVLIVWTLVVFILKFGRERSNWIRNLIDGKPVQVIKNGHVLVGNCMKAGISANELMFRLRSRGIYSVEKVKNCIFEQNGQLTIIENDEDNIRFPIISDGQINEDVLDLIHKSNAWLEQEVSYNSPDDVFLGEYIDGQLRLVGYSEK, from the coding sequence ATGGATTATACACAATTATTTATTAAGTTTTCTCTAGGGATATTAACCTTGATTATTCAAATTAATGTTTTTGGAAAAAGTAATTTAGCTCCCACAACAGCTTTGGATCAATTACAAAATTATGTACTGGGCGGAATTATCGGTGGTTTAATATATAATCAAAGTATTACCGTTCTTCAATTTTTATTGGTATTAATCGTTTGGACTTTAGTAGTTTTTATTTTGAAGTTTGGTCGTGAGCGCAGCAATTGGATTCGTAATTTGATTGATGGAAAACCGGTTCAAGTAATAAAAAATGGTCATGTGTTGGTCGGAAATTGTATGAAAGCTGGTATTTCTGCCAATGAATTAATGTTTAGACTTAGAAGTCGCGGAATTTATTCAGTTGAAAAAGTGAAAAATTGTATTTTTGAACAAAATGGCCAATTAACGATAATTGAAAATGATGAAGATAATATTCGCTTTCCGATTATTAGTGATGGGCAGATAAATGAAGACGTTTTGGATTTAATCCATAAATCTAATGCCTGGCTTGAACAAGAAGTAAGTTATAATAGTCCTGATGATGTCTTTTTAGGAGAATATATTGATGGACAATTACGTCTGGTAGGATATTCTGAAAAATAA
- a CDS encoding exonuclease domain-containing protein gives MSISVIQGVLRIPAAQEKIRQKGIEKPGFPDNYTLIDVETTGLSPYRDRITEMGGLKVRHGEVVATFSELVKFPDSNKVPAFITKLNGIDETTIEEKGLPVQEAIKKYREFIGSDPIVGYNVNFDLNFVYDLAEKYHLTVLNNDYVDVYRLARSFYPQEQHNRLLDCMHRLDIAETQEHRGLDDCLDTKKVFDEFHRLFRQEHMLRAQEMVKTLDLTSEWPEIVKQSQAFRSPFAHKNVVIAGDLDVDEYDLANAVKNLGGFIRDEVGQDTDYLLVGDHDFFRTDIVELNKARALKKQGQNIRIWSEQFFLNVLDNWARS, from the coding sequence ATGAGTATTTCAGTTATTCAAGGTGTTTTACGAATTCCAGCAGCTCAAGAAAAAATACGTCAAAAAGGCATTGAAAAGCCTGGTTTTCCTGATAACTATACCTTAATTGATGTGGAAACTACGGGGCTTAGTCCATACCGTGATCGGATTACAGAGATGGGTGGTTTAAAGGTTCGCCATGGAGAAGTAGTTGCAACTTTTTCAGAATTGGTGAAGTTTCCTGATAGCAATAAGGTGCCTGCTTTTATTACCAAATTAAATGGAATTGATGAAACGACGATTGAAGAAAAGGGACTACCGGTTCAAGAGGCAATAAAGAAGTATCGGGAATTTATCGGTAGTGATCCGATTGTTGGATATAATGTGAATTTTGATTTGAATTTTGTCTATGACCTAGCTGAAAAGTATCACTTAACTGTCTTAAATAATGATTATGTTGATGTTTATCGTTTGGCTCGTAGTTTTTACCCACAAGAACAACACAATCGTCTTTTAGATTGCATGCACCGATTAGATATCGCAGAAACGCAAGAGCATCGCGGTTTAGATGACTGCCTAGATACAAAAAAGGTTTTTGACGAATTTCATCGATTATTTAGACAGGAACATATGCTTAGAGCGCAAGAAATGGTTAAAACACTAGACTTAACTAGTGAATGGCCTGAGATTGTTAAACAAAGCCAAGCTTTCCGTAGTCCTTTTGCTCATAAGAATGTTGTAATTGCTGGTGACTTAGATGTAGATGAATATGACCTAGCTAATGCTGTAAAGAATTTGGGTGGCTTTATTCGGGATGAAGTTGGTCAAGATACAGACTACCTTTTAGTTGGAGATCATGATTTCTTCAGAACTGATATTGTTGAATTAAATAAGGCAAGAGCATTAAAGAAACAAGGTCAAAATATTAGAATTTGGTCGGAGCAATTTTTCTTGAATGTTCTTGATAATTGGGCACGTAGTTAA
- a CDS encoding DUF3290 domain-containing protein, protein MNFYTINYIQNHQNTDRTALYILMIVAASAMIIFTILYLRDRFNTRYRDLGIIALLFLLLFTGTQYEKYVQNNEQKSKAAQIVPFIKSVADDENVKESDVMVSSLSLQDGMIVRIDSKNEDYQLNLNENNNSYTLNRAHVIDHHVYVQK, encoded by the coding sequence ATGAATTTCTATACAATAAATTATATTCAGAACCATCAAAATACAGATCGAACAGCCTTATATATTCTAATGATTGTTGCTGCCAGTGCGATGATCATTTTTACAATTCTATATTTACGTGATCGTTTTAATACCAGATATAGGGATTTAGGAATCATTGCCCTCTTATTTTTATTATTATTTACCGGCACGCAATATGAAAAATATGTGCAAAATAATGAACAGAAGTCTAAAGCTGCCCAAATTGTTCCCTTTATTAAATCAGTTGCTGATGATGAAAATGTTAAAGAAAGCGATGTGATGGTCAGTTCACTGAGTTTGCAGGATGGGATGATTGTGCGAATTGATTCGAAAAATGAAGACTATCAATTGAATTTAAACGAAAATAATAATAGCTATACATTAAATCGAGCGCACGTGATTGATCATCATGTATATGTGCAAAAGTAG
- a CDS encoding DNA/RNA non-specific endonuclease, whose product MAKRKKYRKKQTNTVANWIIALVIIIWGGWFKLNSSNQVANQNQNQDNSQQVVKNATTADTNYGGLSSTDYQKLANLDFKSGDKAYVYVNNNKSTLIKNAWKVNKVIYSNLDNLNRTSHSNTAFLEPRNVANDSLRVRQFINPTAWHSNRENGTQIYNRGHLIAYSVSAGIDQDGNYNPNNQSGDQNNPKNLFTQTAFSNQKIQTIFERKVRNALKQGNKVIFQATPIFRGNELMARGINLQAISLNNNLDFNVYIYNVQPDYVFDYNNGRAKIDRNMVVNQ is encoded by the coding sequence ATGGCGAAGAGAAAAAAATATCGAAAAAAACAGACAAATACAGTAGCAAACTGGATTATAGCGCTAGTAATTATTATTTGGGGTGGTTGGTTTAAGCTTAATTCTTCTAATCAAGTAGCGAATCAAAATCAAAACCAAGATAATTCCCAGCAAGTAGTAAAGAATGCTACAACAGCGGATACCAACTATGGCGGATTGTCCAGTACTGACTATCAAAAATTAGCTAATTTAGACTTTAAGAGCGGGGACAAGGCCTATGTCTATGTAAATAATAATAAGTCAACTTTGATCAAGAATGCCTGGAAGGTTAATAAAGTAATCTATTCTAATTTAGATAATTTGAACCGAACTTCTCATTCAAATACTGCCTTCTTAGAGCCAAGAAATGTGGCGAATGATTCTTTACGTGTAAGACAGTTTATTAATCCAACTGCATGGCATTCTAATCGTGAAAATGGGACTCAAATTTATAATCGTGGACACTTAATTGCTTATTCAGTTTCTGCAGGAATCGATCAAGATGGAAATTATAACCCTAATAATCAATCAGGTGATCAAAATAATCCTAAAAACCTATTTACGCAAACAGCTTTTTCTAACCAGAAAATTCAGACTATTTTTGAAAGAAAAGTACGTAATGCCTTAAAACAGGGAAATAAGGTTATTTTTCAGGCAACGCCAATTTTTAGGGGAAATGAATTAATGGCACGTGGTATTAATTTGCAGGCTATAAGTTTAAATAATAATTTGGATTTCAACGTTTATATCTATAACGTGCAGCCTGATTATGTATTTGATTATAATAATGGTAGGGCTAAAATAGATCGTAATATGGTAGTTAATCAATAG
- a CDS encoding aldo/keto reductase — MEYFNLNDRNRIPKIGFGTYKLNGSRGVFAIQAALKNGYRLLDSAVNYENEGAVGRAIKNSGLNRDDIFITSKLPGRHHKYQEAIEQIQESLYAANLDYYDLYLIHWPNPKENHYLEAWQAMLDAQRFGLLRSVGVSNFEPSHIEHLYRETGVMPAVNQVELHPYWSSKTIREYDDNHNIITEAWSPLQRAGEAFQEKEIIDLAQKYHKSPAQIILRWETQLNVVPIPKASSYEHQISNLDIFDFKLTPEEVQKLINLDKISARRFDPNEHEEF, encoded by the coding sequence ATGGAATACTTTAATTTAAATGATAGAAATCGAATTCCTAAGATTGGTTTCGGAACCTATAAATTAAATGGTTCTCGTGGAGTTTTTGCTATTCAAGCCGCACTAAAGAACGGTTATCGTTTACTTGATTCTGCTGTTAATTATGAAAACGAAGGAGCAGTAGGTCGTGCTATTAAAAATAGCGGTCTAAATCGTGATGATATTTTTATAACATCTAAATTACCAGGTCGTCATCACAAATATCAGGAAGCCATAGAACAAATTCAAGAGTCGCTTTATGCTGCTAACCTTGATTACTATGATCTCTATCTTATCCATTGGCCAAACCCAAAGGAGAATCATTATCTTGAAGCCTGGCAAGCCATGCTAGATGCTCAAAGATTTGGCTTACTTCGCTCAGTAGGTGTTTCTAACTTTGAGCCATCACATATTGAACATTTGTACCGTGAAACAGGCGTTATGCCCGCTGTTAACCAAGTAGAACTTCATCCCTACTGGTCCAGCAAGACAATTCGTGAGTATGATGATAACCATAACATCATTACCGAAGCATGGAGTCCGTTGCAGCGTGCAGGTGAAGCTTTTCAAGAAAAAGAAATTATTGACTTAGCTCAAAAATACCATAAGTCACCCGCTCAAATAATTTTACGATGGGAAACTCAACTTAATGTTGTTCCTATTCCCAAAGCTAGTTCCTATGAACATCAAATTAGCAATTTGGATATTTTTGATTTCAAATTAACGCCTGAAGAAGTCCAAAAACTTATCAATTTAGACAAAATTTCTGCAAGAAGATTTGATCCTAATGAACATGAGGAATTTTAG
- a CDS encoding Sir2 family NAD-dependent protein deacetylase translates to MEGLDMFDNLAFPIEYKNISEKYHVKTIADALDKDFDSWDEKWQFWSQLINEYSVEYEPSKAMKQLKELLDGKNYFIATSTFGHFFEKAGFDQEKIFNVFGDWTMMQCSSGLNHGTRSDLSTVKRYVNGQGEVPRCEDCNSPMELHMPLNAHFFPDEDANTRFRWFLTRNQTNKVVVLELGVDPTSPQLLDPMVKLVEQFKDWHYVAADLSQDELPDDIQKRSVGLEMALPEAIEKISK, encoded by the coding sequence ATGGAAGGCCTTGATATGTTTGACAATTTGGCTTTTCCGATTGAATATAAAAATATAAGTGAAAAATATCATGTAAAAACAATTGCGGATGCACTAGATAAAGATTTTGATTCTTGGGATGAAAAATGGCAATTCTGGAGTCAACTAATTAATGAGTATTCAGTTGAATATGAGCCAAGTAAAGCAATGAAGCAATTAAAAGAACTGTTAGATGGAAAGAATTATTTTATTGCTACTAGTACTTTTGGCCATTTTTTTGAAAAAGCTGGCTTTGATCAAGAAAAAATCTTTAATGTTTTTGGTGACTGGACAATGATGCAGTGCTCTAGTGGTTTAAATCACGGTACACGTTCTGATCTGTCAACAGTGAAGAGATACGTTAATGGCCAGGGTGAGGTTCCAAGATGTGAGGATTGTAATTCACCAATGGAACTTCATATGCCGCTAAATGCTCACTTCTTTCCAGATGAAGATGCAAATACTAGATTTCGTTGGTTCTTAACAAGAAATCAGACTAATAAGGTTGTAGTGCTTGAACTAGGAGTTGATCCAACTAGTCCTCAGCTTCTTGATCCAATGGTAAAACTGGTTGAGCAGTTCAAAGATTGGCATTATGTAGCAGCAGACTTAAGTCAAGATGAATTGCCGGACGATATCCAAAAAAGAAGTGTAGGCCTAGAAATGGCTCTTCCTGAAGCAATTGAAAAGATTTCAAAATAA
- a CDS encoding RNA-guided endonuclease InsQ/TnpB family protein gives MIKTQVVKLKVNKPMQKHIDALCDYRRYCWNKGLETWQLMYEAHSLNKQDNPSPNERRVRDELVANKADWQYDLSARCLQLAVKDLANAWKNFFDKAQSDWGKPKFRSKKAPRQGFKTDRAKIVNGNLCLDKPRSISKESWFDLVSYESLKMNEVKVVSIFKEKGSYYAALPYEEEISSKAKTHQKTAVDINVGHFNYTEGQINVLPAKLQKLYKRIKHYQRVSARKREVNGKLATKSNNYFAVRTKLQRDYRKVANIQNDLLQKFTTKLIDNYDQIVIEDLAVKEMMMTHVASKGMQRSLFSKFRQILTYKCDWYGKELILANKTYPSTQRCAQCGYVKTGDEKITLQGNKKHGTKHNEYICYECGYSNDRDENAVLNLLALAK, from the coding sequence ATGATTAAAACTCAAGTAGTTAAGCTAAAAGTTAATAAACCAATGCAAAAACATATTGATGCCTTGTGCGACTATCGCCGATACTGCTGGAATAAAGGCTTAGAAACTTGGCAATTAATGTATGAAGCCCATAGCTTGAACAAGCAAGATAATCCAAGTCCCAATGAACGCAGAGTCCGTGATGAACTAGTTGCTAATAAAGCTGACTGGCAATATGATTTGTCTGCTAGATGTTTACAACTAGCTGTTAAAGACTTAGCTAATGCTTGGAAAAATTTCTTTGATAAAGCTCAGTCTGATTGGGGTAAACCTAAATTTAGATCTAAGAAAGCACCTAGACAAGGCTTTAAAACTGACAGAGCTAAGATTGTTAATGGCAACCTTTGCCTTGATAAACCAAGAAGCATCTCAAAAGAGTCTTGGTTTGATCTAGTAAGTTATGAGTCTTTAAAGATGAATGAAGTCAAAGTAGTAAGTATCTTCAAAGAAAAAGGGAGCTATTATGCGGCTTTGCCTTATGAAGAAGAGATTTCAAGTAAAGCTAAAACTCATCAAAAGACAGCAGTTGATATTAATGTTGGTCATTTTAACTATACCGAGGGGCAAATTAATGTTTTGCCAGCTAAATTGCAAAAGCTTTATAAGCGTATCAAACATTATCAAAGAGTCTCAGCACGTAAAAGAGAAGTTAACGGCAAGTTAGCTACAAAATCAAATAATTACTTTGCGGTGAGAACCAAACTGCAAAGAGATTATCGTAAAGTGGCTAATATCCAAAATGATCTTTTACAAAAGTTCACTACTAAGCTTATAGATAATTACGACCAAATTGTAATTGAAGACTTAGCAGTTAAAGAAATGATGATGACGCACGTAGCCTCCAAAGGAATGCAGAGATCGTTATTTAGCAAGTTTAGACAAATACTAACTTATAAGTGTGATTGGTATGGCAAAGAATTAATCTTAGCTAATAAAACATACCCATCAACACAAAGATGCGCTCAGTGTGGTTATGTCAAGACTGGCGACGAAAAAATCACTTTGCAAGGTAACAAAAAGCATGGTACCAAACATAATGAGTATATTTGTTATGAATGTGGCTACAGTAATGATCGAGATGAAAATGCGGTTTTAAACCTTTTAGCTTTAGCGAAATAA
- the pepT gene encoding peptidase T, with protein MPEIDQKYIQDKFIEYCKVNTRSDEQSTTVPTTAGQVDLLKIIEKELEKLGLEGISFSEEDSYLVGKLKKTTKKEVTPIGFVAHVDTADFNAENIKPLIHQNYDGKDIFLKEGRVLSTSEFPSLKKHLGETLITADGTTLLGADDKAGIAGLLGMLKSLKENPDLEHGDIWVAFGPDEEIGKGAARFNVERFPVEFAYTLDNGDPGDIAFETFNAAAATIDFHGTVVHPGEAYGLMVNAALIASEFIQALPASEVPENSKDFDGYFMVLSNNGNVDHAQIQLIIRDFDTDGFEQKKKLITSTVDKLNKKYGTNRVTFEMHDQYHSPGDLIKEHPYVVNLVLHAYKSLGLEPKVIPFRGGTDGDFISEKGIPTPNLFNGGANFHGPYEYVTTESMALLAKTLIEIAKQHVLLNDKRDESTLRRKY; from the coding sequence ATGCCTGAAATCGATCAAAAATATATTCAAGATAAATTTATAGAATACTGTAAAGTAAATACCCGATCAGACGAACAAAGTACAACTGTACCGACGACTGCCGGTCAAGTTGACTTGTTGAAAATTATTGAGAAAGAATTAGAAAAATTAGGCTTAGAAGGGATTTCTTTTTCAGAAGAAGATTCATATTTAGTAGGAAAACTAAAAAAGACAACTAAGAAAGAAGTAACTCCAATTGGTTTTGTAGCACATGTAGATACGGCTGATTTTAATGCAGAAAATATTAAGCCATTAATACATCAAAACTATGATGGAAAGGATATTTTTTTAAAAGAGGGACGTGTCTTATCCACAAGTGAATTTCCTAGTTTAAAAAAACATTTAGGTGAAACTTTGATTACCGCTGATGGCACTACATTACTTGGTGCAGATGATAAGGCGGGAATTGCTGGATTACTAGGAATGCTCAAATCTTTAAAAGAAAATCCTGATCTTGAACATGGAGATATTTGGGTTGCTTTTGGTCCAGATGAAGAAATTGGTAAAGGTGCTGCTCGTTTTAATGTGGAACGTTTTCCTGTGGAATTTGCTTATACATTAGATAATGGTGATCCAGGAGATATTGCCTTTGAAACTTTCAATGCTGCCGCTGCTACAATTGATTTTCATGGAACAGTAGTTCATCCTGGGGAGGCATACGGGCTTATGGTCAATGCAGCATTGATAGCTAGTGAGTTTATTCAAGCTTTACCAGCAAGTGAGGTGCCTGAAAATAGTAAAGATTTTGATGGCTATTTTATGGTTTTATCCAATAATGGCAATGTCGATCATGCACAAATTCAACTGATTATTCGAGATTTTGATACTGATGGTTTTGAGCAAAAGAAAAAGTTAATCACAAGTACAGTGGATAAGTTGAATAAAAAGTATGGAACAAATCGAGTAACTTTTGAAATGCATGATCAATATCATAGTCCAGGAGATTTGATTAAAGAGCATCCCTATGTAGTAAATCTAGTTTTACATGCCTATAAGTCTCTTGGATTAGAGCCAAAAGTTATTCCATTTCGAGGAGGAACAGATGGCGATTTTATTTCAGAAAAGGGTATTCCTACACCTAACTTATTTAATGGGGGAGCAAATTTCCATGGACCATATGAATATGTAACAACAGAAAGTATGGCTCTTTTAGCTAAAACCTTGATTGAAATTGCGAAGCAGCATGTTTTATTAAATGATAAACGTGACGAAAGTACATTAAGGAGAAAGTACTAG
- the pnuC gene encoding nicotinamide riboside transporter PnuC: MDNSTSLQEDRKERKDNYFVWLFKQLHGWPVQNYMLWFFAFGFQLAILIQNKITTLTTITFIGTLLGTLCVLAINATKAINGWLGLISAACFIYAGLAAKNYLSIFEQIAYILTLDLPVIISVRSWNDDTKNHLRKFGTKEWIVAIVGTLVVYAVSGYLIGKFTNDPRPWIDAISFAISLTAGIMCFLRYNNQYFWWTASGIFQLILWGITYAQGDATLAMAVNSLIYVVNDVLAFTVSPWFNMGRKREGLKSIKD, translated from the coding sequence ATGGACAATTCCACATCATTACAAGAAGATCGTAAAGAAAGAAAGGATAACTACTTCGTTTGGCTTTTTAAGCAATTACACGGTTGGCCAGTTCAAAATTATATGCTTTGGTTCTTTGCTTTTGGCTTCCAATTAGCTATTTTGATTCAAAACAAGATTACTACTTTAACAACAATTACTTTTATTGGTACATTGCTTGGGACTTTATGTGTTTTAGCTATTAATGCAACGAAAGCAATTAATGGATGGTTAGGATTAATCTCAGCAGCTTGTTTCATTTATGCAGGACTAGCTGCTAAGAATTATCTTTCAATTTTTGAACAAATTGCCTATATTTTAACTTTAGACTTACCAGTTATTATTTCAGTTAGATCTTGGAATGATGATACTAAGAACCACTTACGTAAGTTTGGTACTAAAGAATGGATTGTTGCTATTGTTGGTACATTAGTTGTTTACGCTGTATCTGGTTACTTAATCGGTAAATTTACTAATGATCCACGTCCTTGGATCGATGCTATCAGTTTTGCAATTTCATTAACTGCTGGTATTATGTGCTTCTTACGATACAACAACCAATATTTCTGGTGGACTGCCAGCGGAATTTTTCAACTAATTCTTTGGGGCATTACTTATGCACAGGGAGATGCAACTTTAGCAATGGCTGTTAACTCCTTAATTTACGTTGTTAATGATGTTTTAGCCTTTACCGTTTCACCATGGTTCAATATGGGAAGAAAACGTGAAGGATTAAAGTCTATTAAAGACTAA
- a CDS encoding PAS domain-containing protein yields the protein MNENWTENYKNAAQGNDYVRLNAGLMKVKYLDNYLSSFPSTLLSFNKTGEFTYYKQLPGMNYNPPELGENITALGQTENEKEQLTEIFHKLSTGEEKELHFVDQTNTQKRFMVDTYRAIFDKDHQFAGINETVQDIYPLVEYYLKETGQKLVDDPNNPKGDIYRKNQKIDAESGASEL from the coding sequence ATGAATGAAAATTGGACTGAAAATTATAAAAACGCTGCACAAGGTAATGACTATGTAAGGTTAAATGCGGGACTAATGAAAGTAAAATACCTCGATAATTATCTTTCTTCGTTTCCTAGTACTTTGCTCAGTTTTAATAAGACTGGAGAATTTACATATTATAAACAATTACCAGGGATGAATTACAATCCACCAGAACTTGGAGAAAATATTACGGCTCTTGGTCAAACCGAAAACGAAAAGGAGCAATTAACAGAAATATTCCACAAGTTAAGCACAGGGGAAGAAAAAGAATTGCACTTTGTGGATCAAACTAATACCCAAAAACGATTTATGGTAGACACATATCGGGCTATTTTTGATAAAGACCATCAGTTTGCTGGAATTAATGAAACGGTTCAAGATATTTATCCACTTGTGGAATACTACTTAAAAGAAACCGGACAAAAATTGGTTGATGATCCCAATAATCCTAAAGGGGACATTTATCGTAAAAATCAGAAAATTGATGCAGAGAGTGGAGCCTCGGAACTATAG
- a CDS encoding C69 family dipeptidase yields MNKSKDNCTAMIVGKKATIDGSTIIARDEDGYGGINEKTFVVHEAKDYDEEYVSKYNGLKLHLKGHGCKWTATPTADESEGRWDEQGINEYNVAMSATETEATNARCLGHDPLVENGIDEDSMVYLVLPFVKSAREGVERLGKLIEKYGTGESNGIAFSDHDEVWYFETGAGHQWVAQRIPEDSYAICPNIMVIQDIDFDDHDNFMYAPTIRDFVERNHLNPSTDGKWSFRDIFGTKAEADSYYNTPRTWYGQKLFNPSIEQDPLSQEMPFIRKPEKKIGVEDVEFFLSSHYNGTEYDPMGSFASGDDKKQKMFRSIALDRNQSSCILQIRNDVPKKIAGIQWVNFGFYAYSPYVPFYTNIDDTPLNYQTASHMVTPESSAYWLYKSLQVLVEPRYHQFIYQVENFRDECQSYAVSRISATDEKAGELSGKEQTKYLTAANAETAAYITNETKKLISDLTRQALNSSKFQFERGDNL; encoded by the coding sequence ATGAACAAAAGCAAGGATAACTGTACGGCAATGATTGTCGGAAAAAAGGCTACAATTGATGGTTCAACCATTATTGCTCGTGATGAAGACGGTTATGGCGGCATTAATGAAAAGACTTTTGTTGTCCATGAAGCAAAAGATTATGATGAAGAATATGTTTCAAAATATAATGGTTTAAAGCTTCATTTAAAGGGACATGGTTGTAAGTGGACTGCCACTCCAACAGCTGATGAATCAGAAGGTCGCTGGGATGAACAAGGAATTAATGAATATAACGTTGCTATGTCGGCTACTGAAACAGAGGCCACAAATGCACGTTGCTTAGGTCATGATCCATTAGTAGAAAATGGAATAGATGAAGATTCGATGGTTTACCTGGTCTTACCGTTTGTTAAAAGTGCTCGTGAAGGGGTAGAGCGTTTAGGTAAATTAATTGAAAAATATGGTACTGGCGAAAGTAACGGTATCGCTTTTTCTGACCACGATGAAGTTTGGTATTTTGAAACTGGCGCTGGTCATCAATGGGTAGCACAAAGAATTCCCGAAGATTCCTATGCAATTTGTCCTAATATAATGGTGATTCAAGATATTGATTTTGATGATCATGATAATTTTATGTATGCACCAACTATTCGTGATTTTGTAGAAAGAAATCACTTAAATCCAAGTACTGATGGTAAGTGGAGTTTTAGAGATATTTTTGGTACCAAAGCAGAAGCAGACAGTTACTATAACACCCCAAGAACTTGGTATGGACAAAAGCTGTTTAATCCAAGTATTGAGCAGGATCCGTTAAGTCAAGAAATGCCATTTATTAGAAAACCGGAAAAGAAAATTGGCGTTGAGGATGTAGAATTTTTCTTGTCTAGTCACTATAACGGTACTGAATATGACCCAATGGGGTCTTTTGCTTCAGGAGATGATAAGAAGCAAAAAATGTTTAGATCGATTGCTTTGGACAGAAATCAATCTAGTTGTATTCTTCAAATTAGAAATGATGTTCCTAAAAAAATAGCAGGTATTCAGTGGGTTAACTTTGGTTTTTATGCTTATAGTCCTTATGTACCTTTCTATACCAATATTGATGACACACCATTAAATTATCAAACGGCTAGTCATATGGTTACTCCAGAGTCTAGTGCATATTGGTTGTATAAGAGTTTGCAAGTTTTAGTAGAGCCAAGATATCATCAGTTTATTTACCAAGTTGAGAACTTTAGAGATGAATGCCAAAGTTACGCTGTTAGTCGCATTTCAGCAACCGATGAGAAAGCTGGAGAATTATCTGGAAAAGAGCAAACTAAATATTTAACTGCTGCTAATGCTGAAACGGCTGCATATATTACTAATGAAACTAAGAAATTAATAAGTGATTTGACGAGACAAGCACTAAATTCTTCTAAATTTCAATTTGAACGTGGC
- a CDS encoding YSIRK-type signal peptide-containing protein (The YSIRK form of extended signal peptide directs nascent proteins to the cross-wall site, while signal peptides lacking YSIRK direct proteins instead to the cell pole. A large fraction of YSIRK proteins are surface proteins anchored by sortase-mediated processing of a C-terminal LPXTG motif.), which translates to MEHKNDLFFITKLNGKEKFSFRKLSVGLVTVALGTTFFLASGQIVQAADQANNDSQQNTTINQNSANPDNSRTLTIQKSETANTANNTTVSQNNETNPSCENNSKQNTTNNLKNDKPTLQQETTAPVQITGSSTNTSLIADVTQGSFNVHVANNSSHPIIINHNQQVNVSVADSDNLLKFDVNATKIGNFDVGVNNNSGTKDFTFTYTGSDNGVLSGFDATFPFVAVNSAAQAYHEQNGAYPDFNLPITVNFT; encoded by the coding sequence ATGGAACATAAAAATGATTTATTTTTTATTACTAAACTTAATGGGAAGGAAAAGTTTAGTTTTAGAAAACTTTCAGTTGGATTAGTTACTGTTGCTTTAGGTACAACTTTCTTTTTAGCAAGTGGACAAATTGTACAAGCTGCGGATCAAGCTAATAACGATTCTCAACAAAATACAACTATTAATCAAAACTCTGCCAATCCTGATAATTCTCGAACCTTAACTATTCAAAAATCAGAAACGGCAAATACTGCAAACAATACTACAGTCTCTCAAAACAATGAGACTAATCCTTCATGTGAAAATAATTCTAAGCAAAATACGACCAATAATTTAAAAAACGATAAACCAACATTACAACAAGAAACTACGGCTCCAGTACAGATTACAGGAAGCTCAACCAATACTTCTCTCATTGCTGACGTAACTCAAGGTAGCTTTAACGTTCATGTTGCTAACAATTCAAGTCATCCAATCATTATCAATCATAATCAGCAAGTCAATGTTTCAGTAGCAGATTCTGATAACTTGCTAAAATTTGATGTTAATGCAACTAAAATTGGCAATTTTGATGTTGGCGTTAATAATAATTCCGGTACTAAAGACTTCACCTTTACCTATACGGGAAGTGACAATGGTGTTTTGTCTGGTTTCGATGCAACTTTTCCATTTGTGGCAGTTAATTCAGCTGCCCAAGCATACCATGAACAAAATGGAGCATATCCGGATTTCAATTTACCAATTACTGTTAACTTTACCTAA